One genomic segment of Desulfocapsa sulfexigens DSM 10523 includes these proteins:
- a CDS encoding DUF4177 domain-containing protein, with amino-acid sequence MRWSYKTVHFSLKKEGLLGSAFLDENELEISLNEYGRLGWELVSIQEVNDGLIAILKQPYTRGLLSVEDEPVVISNTENPLQRQVELSSSVSSSSKASISREEVDESVLSNASDVGSIRIM; translated from the coding sequence ATGCGATGGAGCTACAAAACAGTACATTTTAGTCTCAAGAAGGAAGGGTTGCTGGGCAGTGCATTCCTGGATGAAAATGAACTTGAGATTTCTCTCAATGAATATGGTCGTCTCGGGTGGGAACTGGTCTCAATCCAGGAGGTGAATGATGGACTTATTGCAATACTTAAGCAGCCCTATACTCGGGGACTGCTTTCAGTTGAAGATGAACCAGTTGTAATCTCAAATACAGAGAACCCTTTGCAGCGGCAGGTTGAACTTTCCTCCTCTGTCTCATCATCGTCGAAGGCCTCCATTAGCAGGGAAGAGGTCGACGAAAGTGTATTGAGTAATGCTAGTGATGTTGGTTCCATCCGGATAATGTGA
- a CDS encoding M20 metallopeptidase family protein, producing MAKQMKEAPAVPPELLSWMCEIRQSIHHNPELSFNEYDTADYVRSKLKEIGISRQWKVTETGVVAEIGDPGSSSVVGLRADMDALPVKEETGLPFASKHTGIMHACGHDGHVAMLLGAAFLLQGMSFPGRVRLLFQPAEEKGNGAESMIAGGAIDNLAAIFGGHIDTHYETGSITVDEGIICAFADAFIVTINGSAGHAARPHECKDAIVAAAGLILSLQSLVSREVNPNHAVVVSVGRIRAGEIHNVIAGEAVLEGTIRSTHQDSRTAVISGLKRMVRSCAECYGVQVDLQFPEFLPAVINDSVGTQVARQAAEKVVSSGNVISQGPSSLGGEDFSFYLQKTKGCLVRFGARISDTAGPAHSSTFDFDEAVLGIGASWYAQVAETFLCGCGDR from the coding sequence ATGGCAAAACAAATGAAAGAAGCTCCTGCTGTCCCCCCTGAACTCTTATCCTGGATGTGTGAGATCAGGCAAAGCATTCATCATAATCCAGAACTCTCATTTAATGAATACGACACTGCCGATTATGTCCGGTCAAAATTGAAGGAAATTGGTATTTCCAGGCAGTGGAAGGTTACTGAAACAGGAGTAGTTGCAGAGATTGGTGATCCAGGTTCTTCATCTGTGGTAGGTCTCAGGGCTGATATGGACGCCCTTCCTGTCAAAGAGGAGACAGGATTACCCTTTGCTTCAAAACACACTGGTATTATGCATGCATGTGGCCATGATGGTCACGTTGCCATGCTGCTTGGTGCTGCGTTCCTACTGCAGGGCATGAGCTTTCCAGGGCGGGTGCGTCTCCTATTCCAGCCTGCCGAAGAAAAAGGTAATGGCGCAGAAAGTATGATTGCGGGCGGTGCTATTGATAACCTGGCCGCTATCTTCGGAGGGCATATTGATACCCACTATGAAACCGGTAGTATCACGGTTGATGAAGGAATTATCTGTGCTTTTGCTGATGCCTTCATAGTGACAATAAACGGTAGTGCTGGCCATGCTGCCAGACCTCATGAGTGTAAAGATGCCATTGTTGCCGCCGCCGGTTTAATACTGTCCCTTCAGTCACTGGTGTCCCGTGAGGTGAACCCAAATCACGCTGTTGTTGTGAGCGTTGGAAGGATTCGCGCAGGTGAAATACATAATGTTATTGCCGGTGAAGCTGTGCTTGAGGGAACTATCCGCAGCACCCATCAGGATTCAAGAACAGCTGTCATTTCCGGACTGAAAAGAATGGTCCGGAGTTGTGCGGAATGTTATGGTGTTCAGGTCGACCTTCAGTTTCCTGAATTTCTTCCGGCTGTAATTAATGATAGTGTGGGGACACAGGTTGCAAGGCAGGCGGCTGAAAAAGTAGTTTCCAGTGGGAATGTAATTTCACAGGGGCCATCAAGTCTCGGTGGAGAGGATTTTTCCTTCTACCTTCAAAAAACCAAAGGCTGTCTGGTTCGTTTTGGCGCTAGAATATCAGATACAGCTGGCCCTGCACATAGTAGCACATTCGATTTTGATGAAGCAGTTCTTGGCATTGGTGCTTCCTGGTACGCTCAGGTTGCGGAAACATTCCTGTGTGGCTGCGGTGATAGATAA
- a CDS encoding carboxylate-amine ligase, with protein MTPGAKQTLLPFASSPSYTLGVELEFQTLDNETLNLAPLAPILLENAPVILKPKITHEWIRSILEIRTGICKTLRDVENDLLQTCSIAEELAADNNCLLYAASLHPFARSHDQLLTKDPRYERIMEELQIVGRRFISQGFHVHVGMIDGDTAVRVCDLIQPYLPLFLALSASSPFFQGEDTGLMSYRTKLFEALPLAGIYEPIGDWENFVSDVWQLQEAGVIESIKDLWWDARPHPGFGTLEIRACDLPAQFGDILGITALIQCFVATLAESKMVTTSCNQQFLRSNKWQAVRYGLDGSFFDPLGFLGEGKMSIRMAVCTLIEKLQPMVQAFRCERYINMLKRILDHGTGADSQRRIYAKTADFKKVVQQLHEKFWA; from the coding sequence ATGACACCCGGAGCCAAGCAGACTCTACTCCCTTTTGCTTCCAGTCCATCATACACCCTCGGGGTGGAGTTAGAGTTTCAGACCTTAGATAATGAAACGTTGAATCTCGCCCCTCTTGCTCCGATCCTTCTTGAGAATGCTCCAGTCATTCTTAAGCCCAAAATTACCCACGAGTGGATACGTTCTATTTTAGAAATTCGCACCGGAATTTGTAAAACACTCCGTGATGTCGAGAATGATCTGTTGCAGACCTGCTCCATAGCAGAGGAGCTTGCCGCCGATAATAACTGTCTTCTCTACGCTGCCTCTCTGCACCCATTTGCCCGTTCTCATGATCAGTTACTGACAAAAGACCCTCGTTATGAACGTATCATGGAGGAGTTACAAATTGTTGGGCGTCGTTTTATCTCCCAAGGATTTCATGTTCATGTGGGAATGATTGATGGTGATACTGCAGTAAGAGTATGTGACCTGATACAGCCCTATCTTCCCTTGTTCCTGGCTCTTTCTGCATCCTCGCCATTTTTTCAAGGGGAGGATACCGGACTGATGTCTTACAGAACGAAGCTGTTTGAAGCTTTGCCGCTTGCCGGTATTTACGAACCAATTGGTGACTGGGAGAATTTTGTCTCTGATGTCTGGCAACTGCAGGAAGCAGGGGTGATAGAATCCATTAAGGATCTCTGGTGGGATGCCAGACCGCATCCAGGTTTTGGAACCCTTGAGATACGTGCCTGTGATCTTCCTGCCCAATTTGGTGATATTCTCGGAATTACAGCTCTTATTCAGTGTTTTGTTGCAACTCTCGCCGAGTCAAAAATGGTGACAACCTCGTGCAATCAGCAATTTCTGAGAAGTAATAAGTGGCAGGCTGTCCGTTACGGACTTGATGGCAGCTTTTTTGATCCTCTTGGCTTTCTTGGCGAGGGAAAAATGAGTATTCGTATGGCAGTTTGTACTCTGATTGAAAAGCTACAGCCCATGGTGCAGGCTTTTCGTTGTGAACGGTATATAAACATGCTTAAGAGAATATTAGATCATGGGACGGGTGCAGACAGTCAGAGAAGGATCTATGCGAAAACCGCTGACTTTAAAAAGGTGGTACAACAACTTCATGAGAAATTTTGGGCATGA
- a CDS encoding gamma-glutamyltransferase family protein, translated as MSKYTKSVVASGHPLVSEAAAIILREGGNAFDAVVAAGFASSGVEPALNSLGGGGLLLGHSAANGQNLFFDFFVDTPGLGLQNPVEKPHFFPVTVQFSGSKQDFNVGLGSVAVPGTLKGLLHIHKRLGYMDLASVVAPAVQYAKKHILNVKQAYFLKLLRPIMTLSSKGREIYEPGGSYLQEGSFLTNPELAAFIEHVSRDGGKEFYNGEIARKIGKEMQEEDGLLTVTDLASFEVRERTPLKVPFRKYDFFTSPAPSMGGALIGLSLSLQSLCTTGQPQYAFGSGEYLIHTTGLMQEVERVREKGVFNASDLENFLRSDRSQESVKRIRMFSRGTTHISIADKQGNCASMTCSNGEGAGYFAPGTGVMLNNMMGEDDLHPDGFHSSPPGQRVGSMMSPSLLIKDNEVKLVIGSGGSKRIRTAVTQVLGQIVDFKRSLQEAVDAPRIHWDGETVQMEPGFAEDGVEKLREHASVNEWNSQGVYFGGVHAVIPGMEGAADKRRGGKVLEIV; from the coding sequence ATGAGTAAATATACTAAATCCGTAGTGGCTTCAGGGCATCCTCTGGTCAGTGAAGCAGCAGCAATTATCCTGAGAGAAGGAGGTAATGCATTTGATGCAGTTGTCGCAGCTGGCTTTGCCTCAAGTGGTGTTGAACCTGCATTGAACAGTCTGGGTGGTGGCGGTTTGCTTCTTGGCCATTCGGCAGCAAATGGACAGAATCTGTTTTTCGATTTTTTTGTTGATACTCCCGGGCTTGGTTTGCAAAATCCCGTTGAGAAACCACATTTTTTTCCAGTAACGGTACAGTTTTCTGGAAGCAAACAGGATTTCAATGTGGGGCTTGGCTCGGTAGCGGTTCCCGGAACCTTAAAAGGACTGCTTCATATCCATAAACGTCTTGGATACATGGACTTAGCCTCGGTTGTGGCACCTGCTGTCCAATATGCAAAAAAGCATATTCTCAATGTAAAACAGGCTTATTTCTTAAAACTCCTTCGTCCAATCATGACCCTTTCTTCTAAAGGAAGAGAAATATATGAACCTGGAGGAAGCTACCTTCAGGAAGGCAGCTTCCTCACGAATCCTGAGCTTGCAGCTTTTATAGAACATGTTTCAAGGGATGGCGGTAAAGAGTTTTATAATGGGGAGATAGCCAGAAAAATTGGAAAAGAGATGCAGGAAGAAGACGGCCTTCTTACAGTTACCGATCTGGCATCTTTTGAGGTAAGGGAAAGAACCCCTCTGAAGGTGCCCTTTCGGAAGTATGACTTCTTCACCTCCCCGGCACCCTCAATGGGGGGGGCACTTATCGGGCTATCCTTATCGCTGCAATCGCTATGCACAACAGGCCAACCCCAATATGCGTTTGGCAGTGGAGAGTATTTGATTCATACGACAGGGCTGATGCAGGAGGTTGAGCGAGTGCGGGAAAAGGGGGTTTTCAATGCCTCGGATTTAGAGAATTTTTTACGTTCCGACAGGAGTCAAGAGAGCGTTAAACGTATCAGGATGTTCTCTCGTGGAACCACCCATATATCCATAGCTGATAAGCAGGGGAACTGTGCTTCCATGACCTGTTCAAATGGTGAGGGTGCCGGTTACTTTGCGCCTGGCACCGGCGTGATGCTGAACAACATGATGGGTGAGGACGATCTCCACCCTGATGGATTTCATTCCAGTCCTCCCGGACAGCGTGTGGGATCAATGATGTCCCCATCCCTGCTTATTAAAGACAATGAGGTCAAACTTGTCATTGGCAGTGGTGGCTCAAAACGGATTCGAACTGCAGTCACTCAGGTTCTTGGCCAGATAGTTGATTTTAAGAGGTCTCTTCAAGAAGCGGTTGATGCTCCACGAATACATTGGGACGGAGAGACTGTCCAGATGGAACCTGGTTTTGCTGAAGATGGCGTTGAAAAATTGAGGGAACATGCCAGCGTGAATGAGTGGAACTCACAGGGGGTTTATTTTGGAGGAGTTCACGCTGTGATACCTGGAATGGAAGGGGCAGCAGACAAACGACGTGGGGGCAAGGTTCTTGAGATAGTGTAA
- the feoB gene encoding ferrous iron transport protein B, with protein MSNNSITMALAGNPNAGKTTLFNRLTGARQHVGNYPGITVAHKEGHFTQDDQKVTLTDLPGTYSLTAYSVEEIVTRDFLTTQKPDVVINIVDASNIERNLYLTTQFLEMGVPLIIALNMIDVAKDRGIEIQSQKLAELLGVTVVPIVARSGEGTEELIRQAINVAKSDKIWTSRDISYGDDLDEVLMEIITLINESSFLVNNYNPRFTGIKYLEHDDQMLTKGQEADPLLAKKLEQTVGSISDHLLKTMDVYPEAIIADHRYGFIKSIVRQGVMTHAFDIDRLYTSDKIDKVLTNRLLGPLFMLAILFGLYQFTFSWSELPVTWMEGLFGWLGGIVENTLPEGMLKSMIISGVIDGVGGVLGFVPLIMFMFFGIAVLEDSGYLARVAFMMDRVFRIFGLHGSSVMPFIVSGGIAGGCAVPGVMATRTLRSPKERMATLLTVPFMNCGAKVPVLILLIGAFFSDHKAMYMFLFTMLAWLVALLAAKFLRMTVLKGESTPFVMELPPYRFPTLQGLLIHTWERTWQYIKKAGTVILAISILLWALMTFPGLQESDRLTFQTERDKITSTYPKTVQEEIQNITAEITLLSADAAELLEKLRKIDQNESAAALRNSVAGKIGRFFEPVSSYAGFDWKTNIAMLGGFAAKEVIISTLGTVYSMGEIESDDAGTLGQRLVKDPNWNSVVAISALIFIMFYAPCFVTVVCIAKEASWKWAFFSMAFNTGFAFLASVAVFQIGTFFG; from the coding sequence ATGAGTAACAATTCAATCACCATGGCATTGGCCGGCAACCCGAATGCCGGTAAAACCACTCTCTTTAACCGCCTGACGGGAGCAAGACAGCACGTAGGAAACTATCCCGGCATTACAGTTGCCCATAAAGAAGGCCATTTCACTCAAGACGATCAGAAAGTTACACTCACAGATCTGCCTGGAACCTATTCACTGACCGCCTATTCTGTTGAAGAAATCGTCACTCGTGACTTCCTGACAACACAGAAACCCGATGTGGTTATTAACATCGTCGACGCATCAAACATCGAACGAAACCTCTATCTCACCACCCAGTTTCTTGAGATGGGTGTGCCTTTGATCATTGCACTGAATATGATTGATGTGGCGAAAGATAGAGGCATCGAGATACAATCGCAGAAACTTGCCGAGCTTCTCGGGGTCACGGTTGTACCGATAGTTGCACGATCCGGTGAGGGTACCGAAGAACTGATCAGACAGGCAATAAACGTTGCCAAATCGGACAAAATATGGACTTCACGAGACATCTCATATGGTGACGATCTTGATGAGGTCCTTATGGAGATCATTACCCTAATCAATGAATCATCCTTTCTTGTTAATAATTACAATCCCCGCTTCACTGGCATTAAATACCTTGAGCATGATGATCAGATGCTTACAAAGGGACAGGAGGCTGACCCTTTACTTGCAAAAAAGCTTGAACAAACCGTTGGCAGTATATCCGATCATTTGCTTAAGACCATGGATGTTTATCCCGAAGCAATAATCGCAGATCATCGTTATGGATTTATTAAATCAATAGTCAGGCAGGGAGTTATGACCCACGCATTTGACATTGACCGATTATACACTTCGGACAAGATCGACAAGGTTTTAACAAATCGTCTGCTTGGCCCGCTCTTTATGCTGGCCATCCTCTTCGGCCTCTATCAATTCACATTTTCATGGAGTGAACTTCCTGTCACCTGGATGGAAGGATTGTTTGGCTGGCTTGGAGGGATAGTTGAAAACACACTTCCCGAAGGCATGTTAAAATCCATGATAATCTCTGGCGTTATAGATGGTGTAGGCGGAGTGCTTGGTTTCGTGCCTCTTATCATGTTTATGTTTTTCGGAATTGCTGTGCTCGAAGATTCCGGGTATCTGGCAAGAGTAGCATTTATGATGGATCGGGTATTTCGGATATTTGGCCTTCATGGATCAAGTGTTATGCCCTTTATTGTTTCAGGGGGTATTGCCGGTGGATGCGCCGTACCTGGCGTCATGGCCACCAGAACACTGCGTTCGCCTAAAGAGCGAATGGCCACTCTGCTTACCGTTCCTTTTATGAACTGTGGTGCTAAGGTCCCGGTTCTTATTCTTTTAATTGGTGCATTCTTTTCCGACCACAAGGCCATGTACATGTTTCTTTTTACCATGCTGGCCTGGCTTGTTGCCCTTTTGGCAGCAAAATTTCTTCGCATGACGGTACTTAAGGGTGAATCCACTCCCTTTGTCATGGAACTTCCTCCTTACCGCTTTCCGACGCTTCAGGGCTTACTGATTCACACCTGGGAGCGTACCTGGCAATATATAAAAAAGGCGGGAACAGTGATTCTTGCCATATCCATACTTCTCTGGGCATTGATGACATTTCCGGGTCTTCAGGAGTCAGACCGGCTAACCTTTCAGACAGAGCGGGATAAGATAACAAGCACCTACCCGAAGACAGTGCAGGAGGAGATCCAAAATATCACTGCTGAAATAACATTACTTTCTGCAGATGCTGCAGAACTCCTGGAAAAACTCAGAAAAATTGATCAGAATGAATCTGCAGCCGCTCTCAGAAATTCAGTCGCCGGTAAAATTGGCAGGTTCTTTGAGCCTGTCTCAAGCTACGCAGGCTTTGACTGGAAAACAAATATTGCAATGCTTGGTGGCTTCGCAGCAAAAGAAGTGATAATTTCAACGCTCGGTACGGTATACTCTATGGGTGAGATAGAAAGCGATGATGCGGGCACCCTCGGTCAACGTCTTGTGAAGGACCCAAACTGGAACAGCGTTGTTGCAATATCAGCATTAATCTTCATCATGTTCTACGCTCCCTGTTTTGTAACTGTTGTCTGTATCGCCAAAGAAGCCTCATGGAAATGGGCCTTCTTTTCAATGGCTTTTAATACTGGATTTGCCTTTCTTGCCTCCGTAGCTGTCTTTCAGATTGGAACTTTTTTCGGGTAG
- a CDS encoding FeoA family protein — protein MTLKELNKKCGCFARKIQQCTQEERCNGHPGPLSKSIQAGKVKICKVTGDRKLCARMASLGVLPGQEAELICPQNGSQCLLKVHGGTLSLDEVTSNNIIVQSV, from the coding sequence ATGACCTTAAAAGAACTCAATAAAAAATGTGGTTGTTTTGCCAGAAAAATACAACAATGCACACAAGAAGAACGGTGCAATGGCCACCCCGGTCCCCTCTCTAAGAGTATTCAGGCAGGCAAGGTGAAGATTTGTAAGGTTACCGGAGACAGAAAACTCTGCGCCAGAATGGCGTCACTTGGAGTACTCCCCGGACAGGAGGCGGAACTGATCTGCCCTCAAAATGGTTCTCAGTGTCTTTTAAAAGTTCATGGTGGAACCCTCAGCCTTGACGAAGTCACTAGTAATAACATTATTGTTCAATCAGTATAG
- a CDS encoding cation diffusion facilitator family transporter: MTNNQTKQRLGEAKKRAIVSICLNLFLAIGKGIAGVMSGSAALIGDAVNSATDVFSSSAVFVGILVAGKKHPSFPYGLYKAETVAVLATSVAVILAGYEIGRQALFGVISYPDIKIALPAAAISFMIALGFGLIQFRAGKRLNSPALTADAKDYLADSLSTAVVLVSLIIVPFGFNVDRFAAGIVALFVFYAGGQLFVGALKDLLDASIDRETERDIIRFVEKHPRISKVKKCFSRNAGGRFLVDMDVELRTPSHRIADLVADRLEEELLVEFPGLVLARIRPHFVSGDFTRRVIPVQSPEGELSVKHLASAPWFLIQTINSETKEIKKRQFVENRYGSAKKKKGLLVGRWLLKLKPDEVVAEENESVALVLLKEAGVEIVHPSSLTSTTM; encoded by the coding sequence ATGACTAATAACCAAACGAAACAGCGACTCGGGGAAGCAAAGAAAAGGGCTATTGTTTCAATTTGCCTGAATCTTTTCCTTGCGATTGGTAAGGGAATTGCGGGTGTCATGTCTGGATCTGCAGCACTCATTGGAGATGCTGTTAATTCTGCAACAGATGTTTTCTCCTCCTCCGCCGTGTTTGTAGGGATTCTTGTGGCTGGTAAGAAACATCCCTCTTTCCCATATGGACTTTATAAGGCTGAAACAGTCGCTGTCCTGGCGACATCTGTTGCTGTTATACTTGCAGGCTATGAAATTGGAAGACAGGCACTCTTTGGAGTAATAAGTTATCCTGATATAAAAATAGCACTTCCTGCCGCGGCAATTTCCTTTATGATAGCACTCGGATTCGGATTGATTCAATTTCGTGCAGGTAAAAGGCTCAATTCTCCAGCACTCACGGCAGATGCCAAAGATTACCTCGCTGATTCTCTTTCTACGGCTGTGGTTCTGGTTAGCCTGATTATTGTTCCCTTCGGGTTTAATGTTGATAGATTTGCAGCAGGGATTGTAGCTCTTTTTGTCTTTTATGCAGGTGGTCAGTTGTTCGTAGGAGCTTTGAAAGATCTGCTTGATGCTTCAATTGATAGAGAAACGGAAAGGGACATTATTCGCTTTGTTGAGAAACATCCTCGTATTAGCAAGGTGAAAAAATGTTTCAGCAGGAATGCGGGTGGGCGTTTTCTTGTGGATATGGATGTGGAATTACGTACACCATCACACAGGATTGCTGACCTTGTAGCCGATCGTCTGGAAGAAGAGTTGCTGGTGGAATTCCCTGGACTGGTGCTGGCACGCATACGTCCTCATTTCGTTTCGGGTGATTTCACGCGCAGAGTGATTCCGGTGCAGAGTCCTGAGGGAGAATTAAGCGTGAAGCATCTGGCTTCGGCACCCTGGTTTCTTATACAGACAATAAACAGTGAAACCAAAGAAATAAAAAAACGACAATTCGTTGAGAATCGATACGGTTCAGCTAAAAAGAAAAAGGGGCTGCTGGTGGGACGATGGCTTCTGAAACTGAAACCGGATGAAGTAGTGGCTGAAGAAAATGAGAGTGTGGCACTTGTTTTACTCAAAGAGGCTGGTGTTGAGATCGTTCATCCCTCATCTTTGACGTCAACGACAATGTAG
- a CDS encoding FeoA family protein produces the protein MSEINLRQMAKNQSGTIKSVKVGGELGRRIREMGLVPGTEITIQGRAPLYDPVALRVMGGTLTLRNDEADYIVVDVKDEG, from the coding sequence ATGTCCGAAATAAATCTTAGACAAATGGCAAAAAACCAGTCCGGAACAATCAAGTCTGTGAAAGTTGGCGGAGAACTGGGGAGAAGAATTCGGGAAATGGGACTTGTACCCGGAACCGAAATAACCATTCAGGGTCGAGCCCCCCTATATGATCCCGTTGCACTGCGAGTAATGGGCGGTACACTTACACTGCGCAATGATGAAGCTGACTACATTGTCGTTGACGTCAAAGATGAGGGATGA
- a CDS encoding EAL domain-containing protein, translated as MGTAEKCIWYIEGGMKDGKCLDVPIHVSPFFIGRDKGCHLRVKAPGVSRKHVQLEVNGEKIFVGDMGSTNGTFVNRNKITRQVEIRSGDTIHLGQEELRITRRCDYKKNDPVADDILYNSTIMININDPMFALNDDFVQQEKEFNLMITNREVTIVFQPIVSLSECEVVGYEALGRGFRSDLPESPCDLFRIAEKLGRAKELSSVFRSRAIQTCHELPGAPLIFVNTHPVEDLTTGLQNNIEEMRRLTAPWQVVLEVHESAVTDTRMMLELKEILRDHEMYLAYDDFGAGQARWNELVEAPPDYLKFDLQLIRDIHKKTTQKQEMVRKLVDICLDQGAYPLAECVENHEELEACRHLGFTHGQGWLFGKPAEASFFAATKNKKA; from the coding sequence ATGGGCACAGCAGAAAAATGTATCTGGTACATTGAAGGTGGTATGAAGGATGGGAAATGTCTCGATGTCCCTATCCATGTATCACCTTTTTTTATTGGAAGAGATAAGGGGTGTCATCTTAGGGTGAAAGCTCCAGGTGTATCACGAAAACATGTTCAGCTTGAAGTCAATGGTGAAAAGATTTTTGTTGGAGATATGGGGAGTACCAATGGAACGTTTGTGAATCGTAACAAAATTACAAGACAGGTTGAAATCAGATCTGGAGATACTATCCATCTGGGCCAGGAGGAACTCCGCATTACAAGGCGTTGTGATTACAAGAAAAATGATCCTGTTGCCGATGATATTTTGTATAATTCAACGATTATGATAAATATCAACGATCCGATGTTTGCCCTCAATGACGATTTTGTCCAGCAGGAAAAAGAGTTCAATCTTATGATAACCAACCGGGAGGTTACCATTGTTTTCCAACCGATAGTTTCCTTGTCTGAGTGCGAGGTTGTCGGTTATGAAGCGCTTGGGCGCGGTTTCAGAAGCGACCTTCCGGAGTCTCCCTGTGATCTGTTTCGGATCGCCGAAAAACTTGGCAGAGCAAAAGAATTAAGTTCAGTCTTCAGGAGCAGAGCAATACAGACTTGTCATGAGCTTCCCGGTGCCCCGTTAATTTTTGTGAATACCCATCCTGTTGAAGACCTGACCACTGGACTTCAAAATAATATTGAAGAGATGCGCAGGTTGACTGCTCCCTGGCAGGTGGTACTTGAGGTTCATGAGTCAGCAGTGACTGACACCAGAATGATGCTTGAGCTGAAGGAAATACTTCGAGATCATGAAATGTATCTTGCCTATGATGATTTTGGTGCTGGGCAGGCAAGGTGGAATGAACTTGTGGAGGCTCCTCCAGATTATCTCAAATTTGACCTGCAACTTATTAGGGACATTCATAAGAAAACAACACAAAAACAGGAAATGGTTCGTAAACTGGTTGATATCTGCCTTGATCAGGGTGCCTATCCATTAGCGGAATGTGTCGAAAACCATGAAGAACTGGAGGCCTGCAGGCATCTAGGCTTTACTCATGGGCAGGGATGGCTCTTTGGAAAACCAGCCGAAGCATCTTTTTTTGCAGCTACAAAAAATAAAAAGGCCTGA
- a CDS encoding CsgG/HfaB family protein — protein MKNRAVIRFWAMMTILFYSTALAQAGQVITQGERSWAKQAVQQEKSLAAASSPNSIAVLYFNNKSGQEKLNALQKGMAVMLISDLSKVEEIQVVERVRMQALLDEMALGASGLVTAETAPKVGKMLGASYVASGDILGGNTQEILIDSSVLEIIFETLTRQPIASGALDELFRLEKEILFNIIAQMRVTISPAKKIELEKPLSVSTAALLALFLGIDYSDKGRYAEAANMYQQALVEDPKLEMARSALQELRAMGLSTAEELAIVEETPPAPPSPAVEAEGSSVGTVVLVGLGAAAIGGAVFALSGSGSSDDNGSSDVVTPEVDTTAPVATPSPGTSETLDCMSGSVAFSFSKSMSDAGSAEISPKDFADSQGWFGDSYVISWGNDTSTCSSSLTSVQITLRNFEDTDGNALANPTVFDYSVE, from the coding sequence ATGAAGAATAGGGCAGTTATTCGTTTTTGGGCAATGATGACAATCCTGTTTTACAGCACAGCCCTTGCTCAGGCAGGGCAGGTGATAACCCAGGGTGAAAGGTCATGGGCCAAACAAGCTGTGCAGCAGGAAAAGTCACTAGCTGCCGCCAGTTCCCCGAATTCTATTGCGGTACTTTATTTTAACAACAAGTCTGGTCAGGAAAAATTGAACGCTCTGCAAAAAGGTATGGCGGTGATGTTGATTTCTGACCTTTCTAAGGTAGAAGAGATTCAGGTTGTTGAACGGGTGAGAATGCAGGCCCTTCTGGATGAGATGGCTCTGGGAGCTTCCGGTCTTGTTACTGCAGAGACCGCCCCTAAAGTTGGTAAAATGCTCGGTGCCTCCTATGTGGCAAGTGGAGATATCCTCGGTGGAAATACCCAGGAAATTTTAATAGATTCTTCTGTTCTTGAAATAATTTTTGAAACCCTTACTCGGCAGCCCATAGCCAGTGGAGCGCTGGATGAACTCTTCAGGCTGGAAAAAGAGATCCTCTTCAATATTATTGCTCAGATGAGGGTGACCATTTCTCCGGCAAAAAAAATCGAACTCGAAAAGCCATTATCTGTCAGTACTGCAGCTTTGCTGGCATTGTTTCTTGGTATTGATTACTCCGACAAGGGACGGTATGCCGAGGCTGCCAATATGTACCAGCAGGCTCTGGTCGAGGATCCTAAACTGGAAATGGCCAGGAGTGCCTTGCAGGAACTCAGAGCAATGGGACTGTCCACTGCTGAGGAGCTAGCGATAGTGGAGGAAACACCTCCTGCACCTCCTTCTCCAGCTGTGGAAGCTGAAGGCTCTTCCGTTGGCACTGTTGTTCTGGTTGGTCTGGGTGCCGCAGCCATTGGTGGAGCGGTCTTTGCCTTATCAGGATCAGGTTCCAGTGATGATAATGGATCATCTGATGTCGTTACACCAGAAGTTGATACCACTGCACCAGTTGCTACCCCATCACCTGGTACCAGTGAAACTCTTGACTGCATGAGCGGGTCTGTTGCTTTTTCTTTTTCTAAATCGATGTCGGACGCTGGTTCTGCTGAAATCTCTCCTAAGGATTTTGCCGACAGCCAGGGATGGTTCGGGGACAGTTATGTTATTTCATGGGGGAATGATACCTCCACGTGCAGTAGCAGTCTAACATCCGTACAAATTACTTTAAGAAATTTTGAAGATACGGACGGAAACGCACTGGCTAACCCTACAGTGTTTGATTATTCAGTTGAATAA